In Vibrio bathopelagicus, one DNA window encodes the following:
- the sigZ gene encoding RNA polymerase sigma factor SigZ yields MNSATKASLNRASLNRASLNLEQVWAEYQQALKSFLHSKVNNTADVDDLLQEILIKTYQNLDKVQDASSVKAWLFQLANHTIIDFYRKHARQQRDSQIDAEDLWFTDLDHNSEFKQKLSLCIEPFIQALPEQSSSLLLAVDIKGQSQKEIAEAQNVSYSTVKSRVQKSRGDLKNLFEECCNLSLDQQGNVIDCELKPNNNCSNC; encoded by the coding sequence ATGAACAGTGCAACTAAGGCATCTTTGAATAGGGCATCTTTGAATAGGGCATCTTTGAACTTGGAACAAGTTTGGGCTGAGTACCAGCAAGCGTTAAAGTCATTCTTGCATTCCAAGGTCAACAACACCGCTGATGTAGATGACTTACTGCAAGAGATCTTGATTAAGACCTATCAGAACTTAGATAAGGTGCAAGATGCTAGCAGTGTTAAGGCTTGGCTATTCCAACTAGCCAATCACACCATTATCGACTTCTATCGTAAGCATGCTCGACAACAGCGAGATAGCCAAATTGATGCTGAAGATCTGTGGTTCACCGATTTAGACCACAACTCTGAGTTCAAACAGAAGCTTTCATTATGTATTGAACCCTTTATTCAGGCACTGCCAGAACAAAGTTCATCACTACTGCTTGCTGTCGACATCAAAGGCCAAAGCCAGAAAGAGATCGCAGAAGCACAAAACGTCAGTTACTCAACGGTTAAGTCTCGCGTTCAGAAAAGTCGCGGGGATCTTAAAAACTTGTTTGAAGAGTGCTGTAACCTATCTCTTGATCAACAAGGCAATGTGATTGACTGCGAGCTCAAGCCGAACAACAATTGCAGCAACTGCTAA
- a CDS encoding ArsR/SmtB family transcription factor — protein MNLEVVAKALKELGHPIRLTIYKSVVKAGYQGIAVGGLQEELGIPGSTLSHHISSLASAGLISQRREGRTLFCVAEYECLEGVIDFLQDECCVNEQCN, from the coding sequence ATGAACTTAGAAGTCGTTGCGAAAGCACTTAAAGAGTTGGGTCACCCTATTCGCCTAACTATTTATAAGAGTGTCGTTAAAGCTGGCTACCAAGGCATTGCAGTTGGCGGCCTACAAGAAGAGCTAGGTATTCCTGGTTCTACCTTGTCTCACCACATTTCAAGCCTTGCATCGGCAGGCCTAATCAGCCAAAGACGTGAGGGAAGAACCCTATTCTGCGTAGCAGAGTATGAATGCCTAGAAGGCGTGATTGATTTCTTACAAGATGAGTGTTGCGTGAATGAACAGTGCAACTAA
- a CDS encoding cation:dicarboxylate symporter family transporter, protein MSVSFIGLSILFFGFYALLSNFKKQKKSFNFRVLSALAAGLLFGGAIQLVFGVGNVATSGFAELISVFGKGYIKLLQMIVIPLVFVAMISSIMNVEGGGALSRIAPKIIGILLFTCAISAAVGIASIYLFGIDANALVSTIGTNSAIEARGDSLVATQDAMASSGLSGMALSIIPTNIFDMLTGSQRTSTLSTVLFGMFLGYCILQVKNRKPEKVQNFVDFINSAKEVVLSMVREILKLTPYGVFALMTTFMMTNDLFALAEMGRFLLASYVAIGVMFGIHFVMVSMFGLSPAKFMKKIWPVLVFGFGSRSSMAAIPLNVETQTQRLGVDEETANMSATFGTSIGQNGCAGIYPAMLAIMAAQVMGMPVDLGFILQLIAVIAIASFGIAGVGGGATFAAVAVLTIMGLDITVVAILVSIEALIDMARTALNISGSMLSGVLTAKKNGSLNTEQYDADVAATVSKEAAV, encoded by the coding sequence ATGAGCGTTTCATTTATTGGATTAAGCATACTGTTTTTTGGATTTTACGCACTGCTGTCGAATTTTAAAAAGCAAAAGAAAAGTTTTAACTTCCGCGTACTGAGTGCGCTTGCTGCTGGCTTGTTGTTCGGTGGCGCAATTCAGCTTGTTTTCGGTGTCGGTAACGTTGCTACATCAGGCTTTGCTGAACTGATCTCAGTGTTCGGTAAAGGCTACATCAAGCTTCTACAAATGATCGTTATCCCGCTCGTGTTCGTGGCGATGATCTCTTCGATCATGAACGTTGAAGGTGGCGGCGCGTTATCTCGTATCGCACCAAAAATCATCGGTATTCTACTTTTCACTTGTGCAATCTCAGCGGCAGTTGGTATCGCAAGTATTTACCTATTTGGTATCGATGCAAACGCGCTAGTGAGCACCATTGGAACAAACAGTGCGATTGAAGCTCGTGGTGATTCACTGGTAGCAACACAAGATGCAATGGCGAGCAGTGGTCTTTCTGGTATGGCGCTGTCTATCATCCCAACCAACATCTTTGACATGCTAACAGGCTCTCAGCGTACCTCTACACTATCGACAGTATTGTTCGGTATGTTCCTTGGTTACTGTATCCTGCAAGTGAAAAACCGTAAGCCTGAAAAAGTGCAAAACTTCGTTGATTTCATAAACTCTGCAAAAGAAGTAGTGCTATCAATGGTACGTGAAATTTTGAAGCTAACGCCTTACGGTGTATTCGCTCTGATGACCACGTTCATGATGACCAACGACCTATTCGCACTTGCTGAGATGGGACGCTTCCTATTAGCGAGCTACGTGGCAATCGGCGTTATGTTCGGCATTCACTTCGTAATGGTGTCTATGTTCGGCCTTTCTCCAGCGAAGTTCATGAAGAAAATCTGGCCTGTATTGGTATTCGGCTTTGGTTCTCGCTCAAGTATGGCGGCTATCCCACTAAACGTTGAAACACAAACTCAGCGCCTAGGTGTGGACGAAGAAACAGCAAACATGTCAGCGACATTCGGTACCAGTATCGGTCAGAACGGTTGTGCAGGTATCTACCCAGCAATGCTAGCCATCATGGCAGCACAAGTTATGGGTATGCCCGTTGACTTAGGCTTCATCCTACAACTGATTGCTGTTATCGCGATTGCTTCATTCGGTATCGCAGGTGTTGGTGGCGGTGCAACATTCGCCGCAGTAGCGGTACTAACCATCATGGGTCTAGATATTACTGTGGTAGCGATTCTGGTTTCTATCGAAGCGCTAATCGACATGGCTCGTACCGCACTTAACATCTCAGGCTCTATGTTATCTGGTGTTCTAACGGCTAAGAAAAACGGCTCGTTAAACACAGAGCAATACGACGCTGATGTTGCTGCGACGGTTTCAAAAGAAGCAGCAGTATAA
- a CDS encoding permease produces the protein MSNEMLTMLKDALDMFAFLAVELIILFLAISYIVGILQEFLTPEKIQSILSSRNGKGYVVAALLGAITPFCSCSTIPFLKGLLRARAGFGPMMVFLFGSPLLNPVIIGLFVITFGWQVAVFYFLVAMTVSVVAGYALEKLGFERYVKPEAYESTASSSSCGTSCGGSAPKKAAPTKAESSCSTSACGEPAPVMAKETSCCDSKKEEPQVTVSCCATDGSATVEVVEKKEPSRWMRIWFSTWKDFKQVFPYLMMGIAIGSFIYGFIPTDLIAEYAGEGMWYAIPVAAVIGIPLYIRAEAVIPLSAALVQKGMALGSVMALIIGSAGASLTEVILLKSIFKNQMIAAFLFVILSMAMGAGFLYSFIFG, from the coding sequence ATGAGCAATGAAATGTTAACAATGCTAAAAGACGCACTTGATATGTTCGCTTTCTTAGCAGTAGAGCTAATCATCCTTTTCTTAGCGATCAGCTACATTGTTGGGATTCTTCAAGAGTTTCTTACACCAGAAAAGATTCAATCTATCCTGAGCTCACGTAATGGTAAGGGCTATGTGGTGGCAGCACTATTGGGTGCAATTACGCCTTTCTGTTCATGTTCGACGATTCCTTTTCTTAAAGGATTGCTGCGTGCACGAGCAGGTTTTGGTCCAATGATGGTGTTCCTATTCGGTAGCCCACTATTGAACCCGGTGATCATTGGTTTGTTCGTGATTACGTTCGGCTGGCAAGTGGCTGTGTTCTACTTCTTAGTAGCAATGACGGTATCAGTAGTGGCAGGTTACGCACTTGAGAAACTTGGCTTTGAGCGTTACGTAAAACCTGAAGCGTATGAATCAACAGCTTCTTCTTCAAGCTGTGGCACTAGTTGTGGTGGTTCTGCTCCTAAGAAAGCAGCACCTACGAAGGCAGAATCTTCATGTAGTACAAGTGCATGCGGTGAACCTGCACCAGTAATGGCGAAAGAGACATCTTGCTGTGATTCGAAAAAAGAAGAGCCACAAGTCACGGTTTCATGCTGCGCAACGGATGGAAGCGCGACTGTGGAAGTCGTAGAGAAGAAAGAACCTAGCCGTTGGATGAGAATTTGGTTCTCAACTTGGAAAGATTTCAAACAAGTTTTCCCTTACCTAATGATGGGTATCGCGATTGGTTCATTCATCTACGGTTTCATTCCAACAGACCTAATTGCTGAATACGCTGGTGAAGGTATGTGGTATGCGATTCCTGTAGCGGCTGTGATTGGTATTCCACTGTACATTCGTGCTGAAGCGGTAATCCCATTAAGTGCTGCTCTAGTTCAGAAAGGTATGGCGCTAGGTTCGGTAATGGCATTGATCATTGGTAGTGCGGGTGCAAGTTTGACAGAAGTTATCTTGCTTAAATCAATCTTCAAAAACCAAATGATTGCAGCATTCCTATTCGTTATTCTAAGCATGGCGATGGGTGCAGGCTTCCTATACAGCTTCATCTTTGGTTAA
- a CDS encoding RidA family protein produces the protein MKQIITTEQAPAAIGPYSQGTSYGDMVYTSGQLPLVPETMQFVEGGVKEQARQSLENLKAVLEASGASLDTVLKTTCFLSDMENFIAFNEVYTEVFGTENAPARSCVEAARLPKDALVEVEAIAYRK, from the coding sequence GTGAAACAGATCATTACCACTGAACAAGCACCTGCAGCTATCGGCCCTTACTCACAAGGTACGTCTTACGGCGACATGGTTTATACCTCAGGTCAATTACCTCTTGTTCCAGAAACCATGCAGTTTGTTGAAGGTGGCGTTAAAGAGCAGGCTCGCCAGTCTCTTGAAAATTTGAAGGCTGTTTTAGAAGCAAGTGGAGCTAGTCTAGACACTGTATTGAAGACAACCTGCTTCCTTTCAGACATGGAAAACTTTATTGCGTTTAACGAAGTGTACACCGAAGTGTTTGGCACGGAGAACGCACCTGCTCGTTCTTGTGTTGAAGCCGCAAGACTACCAAAAGACGCACTGGTTGAAGTTGAAGCCATCGCATACAGAAAGTAA
- a CDS encoding DUF3087 family protein, producing the protein MKLQKINKEEYRKKMNLLLVSLVGSLALFAIVFGSILIELFGSAGSVTGEATGNFHLNVLGVILSVALNAFIVSRLKGHDYFKEALYVWNLKQMHNQIYRKLKRIQPKAEQGDREALTILYFYYTTQKQVYDLDNNTLTIKTVQHSLDNIVELSEKWSIELDIEAFSKDLVAKL; encoded by the coding sequence ATGAAGTTACAGAAGATTAATAAAGAAGAATATAGAAAGAAGATGAACCTACTGTTGGTTTCATTGGTTGGGTCACTCGCCTTGTTCGCTATCGTATTTGGTAGCATTCTGATTGAACTTTTTGGTTCAGCTGGATCCGTTACTGGGGAAGCGACAGGTAATTTTCACTTGAATGTGCTCGGGGTAATTTTATCAGTCGCATTGAATGCGTTTATCGTAAGCCGTTTGAAAGGGCATGATTACTTTAAAGAAGCGCTTTATGTGTGGAACCTTAAACAAATGCACAATCAAATCTATCGTAAGCTTAAGCGCATCCAACCAAAAGCTGAGCAAGGCGATCGAGAAGCATTAACTATCCTTTACTTCTATTACACTACGCAAAAACAGGTATACGACCTAGATAACAATACATTGACGATAAAAACGGTTCAGCACTCGCTAGATAACATAGTGGAGCTGAGTGAAAAGTGGAGTATCGAACTGGATATAGAGGCATTCTCGAAAGATCTAGTCGCGAAACTCTAG
- the trmY gene encoding tRNA (pseudouridine(54)-N(1))-methyltransferase TrmY produces the protein MRSFVLRARAAPTESKLILEGVGQDAHTEILAHTLMNTIFVAQSHRENVTVHLVLESTKDFSRTITFDSNEITNIGGFHESALLSAVVRAVDASQGMTKEQTRQVEPGITVRTMSFEKLVKELAEDHQLYMMDKKGDFIRDAEIAENPCFLLTDHIPMPKKSYNSLKRLGTEKISLGPNMLFASQCVVLINNELDLRDF, from the coding sequence ATGCGTTCATTTGTATTACGCGCTCGCGCAGCCCCTACAGAGAGTAAACTTATCTTAGAAGGTGTTGGGCAAGACGCTCATACTGAGATTCTGGCTCATACTCTGATGAACACGATCTTCGTTGCTCAATCTCACCGTGAGAATGTCACCGTGCACCTTGTGCTAGAGAGTACTAAAGACTTTTCACGTACCATTACATTCGATTCAAATGAAATCACCAACATTGGTGGCTTTCATGAGTCTGCATTGTTATCAGCGGTAGTGCGTGCGGTTGATGCTTCTCAGGGTATGACGAAAGAGCAAACTCGTCAGGTTGAGCCAGGTATCACAGTTCGTACTATGAGCTTTGAAAAGTTGGTGAAAGAACTGGCTGAAGACCACCAGCTGTATATGATGGATAAGAAGGGCGATTTTATCCGTGATGCAGAGATTGCGGAAAACCCATGTTTCCTTCTAACGGACCATATCCCTATGCCGAAGAAAAGCTACAACAGCTTGAAGCGTTTAGGGACAGAGAAAATCAGCTTAGGTCCAAACATGCTGTTTGCTTCTCAGTGTGTTGTGTTAATCAACAATGAGCTTGATTTAAGAGACTTCTGA
- a CDS encoding CoA-disulfide reductase: protein MKVVVIGGSAAGMSFAAKYKRNQPTDEVIVLDKRSYISFGACGLPYFAGGMFDDTERMISRTPEQAINSGLDVRIETEMVSLDRIEKQIKVRHKGEESIIDYDMVVIATGARPIVPSFGEYNSEHVYTLTSMEDGLAVKEALKDSNKQRVCVIGAGFIGLEVFDAAHGLDKHVTIIEREQHIMSRQFSPEIIEVVERAIRESGADLKTSCSVSAIRDAEQGGYIVETDNGIVEADVVILSLGFKPNTEVFELPKATNGALLVNEYGATENAYIHAVGDCAVVHHMALGKPVYVPLATTANKQARMMADKLAGKDTYMSGFLGSSCLKVLYYELACTGVNELLAKEHNLDVKVSTISDKNQTDYYPGQEDIKVKLVYHPDTNVLLGSEIVGKKGAVGRINALAVAITAKMTTQQLGYMDFCYAPPFARTWDALNVAGNVAK from the coding sequence ATGAAAGTTGTTGTTATAGGCGGTAGCGCCGCTGGTATGAGTTTCGCAGCAAAATACAAACGTAATCAGCCAACAGACGAAGTCATCGTTCTAGATAAGCGTAGTTACATCTCTTTTGGAGCATGTGGTTTACCCTACTTTGCGGGCGGCATGTTTGATGACACAGAACGCATGATTTCTCGTACGCCAGAACAAGCGATTAACTCTGGCTTAGACGTTCGTATTGAAACAGAAATGGTCTCACTAGACCGCATTGAAAAGCAGATTAAAGTTCGTCATAAAGGCGAAGAGAGCATCATCGATTACGATATGGTGGTGATTGCCACAGGCGCGCGACCAATCGTTCCTTCGTTCGGTGAATACAACTCAGAACACGTATATACACTGACAAGCATGGAAGATGGCTTAGCAGTAAAAGAAGCTTTGAAAGACAGTAATAAGCAACGAGTGTGTGTGATTGGTGCTGGCTTTATAGGTTTAGAAGTGTTCGACGCAGCACACGGCCTAGACAAACACGTAACGATCATCGAACGTGAACAGCACATCATGAGCCGCCAGTTCAGCCCAGAGATCATTGAAGTAGTTGAAAGGGCTATTAGAGAATCAGGTGCAGACCTTAAAACAAGTTGCAGCGTGTCTGCGATTCGCGATGCAGAGCAAGGCGGTTACATTGTAGAGACCGATAACGGTATTGTAGAAGCGGATGTCGTGATCCTGTCACTCGGCTTCAAACCAAACACAGAAGTATTCGAACTACCAAAAGCTACAAATGGTGCATTGTTAGTGAATGAATATGGCGCAACTGAAAACGCTTACATTCATGCTGTAGGCGACTGTGCAGTGGTTCATCACATGGCATTAGGCAAACCGGTATATGTGCCACTTGCAACCACAGCCAACAAACAAGCGCGCATGATGGCAGACAAACTTGCAGGTAAAGATACTTATATGTCAGGCTTCTTGGGGTCATCTTGTTTGAAAGTACTCTACTACGAACTGGCATGTACTGGCGTGAATGAACTTCTGGCGAAAGAACATAACTTAGATGTGAAAGTATCAACGATTTCAGACAAGAACCAGACGGATTACTACCCTGGTCAAGAGGACATCAAGGTTAAACTGGTTTATCACCCAGATACCAATGTTCTTCTAGGTAGCGAAATCGTTGGTAAGAAAGGGGCTGTAGGCCGAATCAACGCACTAGCTGTTGCTATCACTGCAAAAATGACCACACAGCAGCTAGGCTATATGGACTTCTGCTATGCGCCACCATTCGCACGGACTTGGGATGCTCTAAACGTAGCAGGTAACGTAGCAAAATAA